A stretch of the Marinobacter sp. JH2 genome encodes the following:
- the nirD gene encoding nitrite reductase small subunit NirD: MKAQTRWDVACTVTDLVPDSGIAVWTKDGPIAVFYLPHRLPALFAVSHTDPFSGSNVLARGITGDVNGEPVVASPLYKQHFSLRSGLCLEDDSVQLKTYPVLLDGDRILLELPVSVGRAEFQAA; encoded by the coding sequence ATGAAAGCTCAGACTCGTTGGGATGTAGCTTGTACCGTTACAGACTTGGTACCGGATTCAGGCATTGCGGTTTGGACGAAAGACGGGCCGATTGCGGTGTTTTATTTGCCGCATCGGTTACCGGCGCTGTTCGCGGTCAGCCATACCGACCCGTTCAGTGGATCAAACGTGTTAGCGCGGGGGATTACCGGGGATGTGAATGGTGAGCCGGTGGTGGCTTCGCCGTTATATAAGCAGCATTTCAGTTTGCGCTCTGGGCTCTGTCTCGAGGACGACAGCGTGCAGCTTAAGACTTACCCTGTGCTGCTGGACGGTGATCGAATTCTGTTGGAGCTTCCTGTTTCGGTCGGTCGCGCAGAATTCCAGGCAGCCTGA